In the genome of Pelobacter seleniigenes DSM 18267, one region contains:
- a CDS encoding TOTE conflict system archaeo-eukaryotic primase domain-containing protein has translation MLKNDPRINEQHELRRLREENARLKELLTSHGIAWGEPAISEPVPSTTESPPAQPHFTTDDKIALFRRLFRGREDVYPQRWESTKGTSGYSPACGNEWKPGVCHKPRVKCSDCKQRKLLPVTDRVIYDHLAGNQTIGVYPLLTDDRCYFLAADFDEADWKEDGKAFLQSCRELSISAALEISRSGNGAHAWIFFSEPVPACEARQLGSALISHTCDRTRQLSLASYDRLFPNQDSMPKGGFGNLIALPLQKLPRELGHSVFVDEQLEPYPDQWAFLASICPISRRDLEGAMLRASSGRHPLDVSFATEEEGSKPWQRPSLMPARIAGPLPKLLPLVLANQIFIAKADLPLPLSNRLIRLAAFQNPEFYKAQSMRLPVWNKPRIIGCAENFPQHIGLPRGCLDAVLELLQENDICPGLQDKRLDGRRMTAKFIGTLRKDQKTALREMLKHEVGVLCAPTAFGKTVAAAALIAWRKASTLVLVHRTELLRQWQERLAGFLEIPKGSLGVIGAGKKKPSGKIDIAVMQSLSRREDLGELLDQYGQIIIDECHHLSAFSFEAILKQAKARYVVGLTATPIRRDGHQPIIFMQCGPIRHSASTPETAPAQLEVRPIVLPAPEMPQDSQIQDVFRILANDVTRNRRIAGDVLSAYQEGRKVLVLTERTDHLPLLREMLGNEVEYCFILHGRLTKKQRRSVFEELEALDESAPRVLLATGRLIGEGFDHPPLDTLVLAMPISWRGTLQQYAGRLHREHTDKQNVRIYDYAEIDQPQLARMWNKRQRGYRDMGYVVKPIKSVIV, from the coding sequence TTGCTGAAGAATGATCCGCGGATAAATGAACAGCATGAGTTACGGCGGCTACGCGAGGAGAATGCCCGCCTCAAGGAACTGCTGACTAGTCATGGTATTGCTTGGGGAGAGCCAGCCATATCTGAACCTGTTCCCTCCACAACGGAATCCCCACCAGCCCAGCCCCATTTTACCACCGATGACAAGATCGCCCTGTTCCGTCGCCTGTTCCGAGGACGGGAAGATGTCTACCCCCAGCGTTGGGAGTCGACTAAGGGCACGTCCGGCTATTCACCCGCCTGCGGCAATGAATGGAAGCCCGGGGTTTGCCACAAGCCTCGGGTGAAATGCAGCGACTGCAAACAGCGCAAGTTGCTGCCGGTAACTGATAGGGTGATCTATGACCATCTGGCGGGGAATCAGACCATCGGTGTCTATCCTCTTTTGACTGATGACCGCTGTTACTTTTTGGCGGCTGATTTTGATGAAGCCGACTGGAAGGAGGATGGCAAGGCCTTCCTGCAATCCTGCCGGGAGCTCAGTATTTCGGCGGCGCTGGAGATTTCCCGTTCAGGGAATGGTGCTCATGCCTGGATCTTTTTTTCCGAGCCGGTTCCGGCCTGCGAGGCTCGGCAGCTCGGGTCCGCATTGATCAGCCATACCTGCGACCGTACCCGGCAATTATCGCTTGCGAGCTACGACCGCCTGTTTCCTAATCAGGACTCAATGCCCAAGGGCGGCTTCGGTAACCTGATCGCATTGCCATTGCAGAAGCTACCGAGAGAGTTGGGGCACAGTGTTTTCGTTGATGAACAACTCGAGCCTTATCCTGATCAGTGGGCATTTCTGGCGTCCATTTGTCCAATATCGCGACGAGACCTAGAAGGTGCTATGCTGAGGGCTAGCAGCGGCCGGCATCCTCTGGATGTGTCATTTGCCACTGAAGAAGAAGGCAGTAAACCCTGGCAACGTCCTTCACTCATGCCCGCGAGAATTGCCGGTCCGCTACCGAAATTGCTGCCACTGGTGCTGGCTAACCAGATTTTCATTGCAAAAGCCGACCTACCACTGCCGCTGTCTAACCGCCTTATTCGGCTTGCTGCTTTTCAGAATCCGGAGTTTTACAAGGCCCAGAGCATGCGACTGCCGGTGTGGAACAAACCACGCATCATTGGCTGTGCCGAGAATTTCCCCCAGCATATTGGCCTGCCCCGGGGCTGCCTTGATGCGGTTCTAGAGTTGTTACAGGAGAACGACATCTGTCCCGGACTGCAGGATAAGCGCTTGGACGGACGGAGAATGACGGCTAAGTTCATTGGTACCTTGCGCAAGGATCAGAAGACAGCGCTGCGGGAGATGCTCAAACACGAGGTCGGCGTGCTTTGCGCCCCGACGGCCTTCGGCAAAACAGTTGCCGCTGCTGCTCTGATTGCTTGGCGTAAAGCCAGCACACTGGTCCTTGTCCACCGGACTGAATTGCTGCGCCAGTGGCAGGAGCGACTGGCAGGATTTTTGGAAATCCCCAAAGGAAGTTTGGGTGTCATCGGCGCCGGCAAAAAGAAGCCCTCCGGCAAGATCGACATTGCCGTCATGCAGTCATTGTCGCGGCGGGAAGACCTGGGGGAGTTGCTTGATCAGTACGGGCAGATCATCATCGATGAATGTCATCATCTGTCAGCCTTTTCCTTCGAGGCGATCCTAAAGCAGGCTAAGGCGAGATATGTGGTGGGTCTGACCGCTACCCCGATACGTCGCGATGGCCATCAGCCGATTATTTTCATGCAATGCGGGCCGATACGGCACAGTGCATCAACGCCAGAAACAGCCCCCGCGCAACTGGAGGTCAGGCCAATAGTTCTACCTGCGCCCGAGATGCCGCAGGATTCACAGATTCAGGATGTGTTCCGCATCCTCGCCAATGATGTGACCCGCAATCGACGTATCGCTGGTGATGTGTTAAGCGCCTATCAGGAAGGAAGAAAGGTGTTGGTGCTCACCGAGAGGACCGATCATCTGCCGCTCTTGCGAGAGATGCTGGGAAATGAGGTCGAGTACTGTTTTATCCTGCATGGACGCTTGACGAAAAAACAGCGAAGATCGGTGTTTGAAGAACTGGAGGCATTGGATGAGTCCGCCCCGAGAGTTCTGCTTGCCACCGGGCGCTTGATCGGTGAAGGTTTTGACCATCCACCGCTCGATACGTTGGTACTGGCCATGCCTATTTCTTGGAGGGGGACCTTGCAGCAGTATGCCGGCCGTCTACACCGAGAACACACAGATAAACAGAATGTTCGTATTTACGACTACGCCGAGATCGATCAGCCACAACTTGCTCGAATGTGGAACAAACGTCAGCGTGGCTACCGAGACATGGGATACGTAGTCAAGCCAATTAAGAGTGTTATTGTATGA
- a CDS encoding addiction module antidote protein — protein sequence MSAKKIKISDLPEFDMAQQLKSEEDIAAYISLVIEDGDAAELAHALGVAAKARGMAEVAKEAGLTREALYKALRPNAKPRFDTINKVCSALGVRLKAEPVHNSPK from the coding sequence ATGAGTGCAAAAAAAATAAAGATTTCAGATCTCCCAGAATTCGACATGGCACAACAACTCAAGAGCGAAGAGGATATTGCCGCTTATATAAGCCTTGTCATTGAAGATGGTGACGCAGCTGAATTGGCCCATGCTCTTGGTGTCGCTGCAAAGGCCAGAGGTATGGCTGAGGTGGCGAAAGAGGCAGGGTTGACTCGGGAAGCACTTTACAAAGCATTGCGCCCGAATGCTAAACCACGTTTCGATACCATCAATAAGGTCTGCTCTGCCCTTGGTGTTCGTTTAAAAGCAGAGCCAGTCCACAACTCGCCCAAATGA
- a CDS encoding type II toxin-antitoxin system RelE/ParE family toxin: MYTIKTLPEFDDWLGGIKDRMTRLRLARRLDRAANGNLGDIKPVGDGIYEMREFFGPGWRMYYVPRGDVLIVMLGGGSKSSQQADITKAKQRSALLED; this comes from the coding sequence ATGTATACGATAAAAACTCTCCCTGAATTTGATGATTGGTTAGGCGGTATCAAAGACCGCATGACCAGATTGAGGCTCGCGCGTAGGTTGGATAGGGCGGCCAATGGTAATCTTGGAGATATCAAGCCTGTCGGTGATGGTATCTATGAAATGCGGGAATTTTTCGGTCCGGGCTGGAGAATGTACTATGTACCGCGGGGGGACGTTTTGATCGTGATGCTTGGTGGTGGTAGCAAGAGTTCGCAGCAAGCTGATATCACCAAGGCTAAACAAAGATCGGCATTGCTGGAGGATTGA